TCAAAAACAACTCAAATTTTCCTGACAATTTTGCTATCAAACATTAGTTACCCCTTACTACTATGTTTTCTatgaaggaatattttctttaatagaaaactCTTAAAGATTTAATGGGTAACTTTTGTACTGAATAACTTTTGTATTCTGACGTTCTTTTTTATGATGATAGCCTGAGCTGTTTCTAGCAACTGACAGGCTAAAGTACAGCCTTTCAGGCTATGAAGATTTGTGCAACTATGTTTTATAGATGTTCCATTAGAGAATCAAAACAACACCGTTTTCAAGAAAACTACTTGAGGTTAAGACAATAATGGTAAACAGTGAACAACCCAATACGGACCAAAATATCGCTTGACCTTTTACAAAATGTCATTAATCATCCAAAGGATTCGTCTTCGTGGGTGGGGCCTTTGTGATAAGAGAGGGATTAGTAAGTCAGTTTGATGCCCTCATGAGAGCTAGGTTAGGATGCttcctttctttgttatttataataaatcgATGTTTGCGGTTATACTAATGATCAATTTCTTCACTAACCGATGCTTGAATGGTTACTTCAAAGGAAGGAGAGTCAAATTGTTATGGATAAATCAtgtcattttttcatacaaacgcCTTATTATATCAGTCATGAAATACTGAAACCCTTGGActtttttccaagaaaatttcatactagtgaaaaaaaaatcttttccaaaataaatttagGGGCTTGCATGGTGGCCTGCTTTCTTAATTAAAGAGAATCCAtccaccaaaaacaaaacatttgcagtaaaaactaaagcaaaattatttaattagtctgtctttttacacacacacatagacacacatatatataattatatatatatatatatatatatatatatatatatatatatatatatatatatatgaatgaatgaattttgatcacatcaccgtaaatttatatacaagcattaagtacaaatgtcttttaatacccaattcactcctactgaaataatatatgtgagtatatgtaaaccgaaggggaattataatttctTCGGTTTTACTATCTACTcactatttctaatatatatatatatatatatatatatatatatattgtatatatatatatatatatactaatatatatatatatatatatatatatatatatatatatatatatatatatatatatatatatatatatatatatatatatatatatatatatatatatatatatatatatatatatatatatatatatatatatatatatattgagctggCGAAGAATATAATTCGCAGATGATATTGCAACCAACGGTGTGTTAAACGATATCGTCTGCAAGTAAGTAATATCAGGACCAAAGGATGGCTAGTCGAGAGCCATTACCTCAGGAGCAAGAAGGGTCATTGGCATCCTCATGAACGATAACTTTACTCTAACAAAATTCGCCTATAAAAATCGAGGGCTGATAGTTCTTAATTCATACGAAGCTAATTGATAAACATGAGACGTTGCAATGTTTCATTCCCTAATTCTTCCACGTGAAACAGTTGATTTACTCTTTCTGATCAGAGGGAAAGTGGGAATGTGAAAGATAGAGgcttgataaaatattaaatttagatatctatgttcataatatttcatgtaccctctctctctctctctctctctctctctctctctctctctctctctctatatctatatatatatatatatatatatatatatatatatatatatatatatatatatatatatatatatataaataaatatatatacatatatataaaggcaaatgccacgaaggaaaaacgAAACAACggattggtaatatatatatatatatatatatatatatatatatatatatatatatatatatatatatatatataatatatatacagtatatatatatatatatatatatatatatatatatatatatatatatatatatatatatatatatatatatatatatatatatatatatatatatacacctacaatCTATTCCACAGGTTTCTGGATGGGGATGACAGTTGCCATgcaatgtactatatatatatatatatatatatatatatatatataactatatatatatatatatatatatatatatatatatatatatatgattatctatAGCTACAATATGGATGATAGCGACAATTGCCAgctaatgtttcatatatatatatatatatatatatatatatatatatatatatatatatatatatatatatatatatatatatatacacacaaccacaATCTATTCCCTGGTTTCTGGATGGGATGACAGTTGGCATGGCAAACGTAGCCGTCTTTGTGTACCCTTCCAGAAGTCTCCGACGTCAGGATCAGAGGCACGATGGGAATGGCGTCCCACCTGCTGATACAGGTCGGAGGTATATTCAACATATCGATGGGGATTCTGCTCAGCTGGTACTACATGTCCCTCATCTGTGCCTGCTTCCTCCTGGCCCACTGCCTAACTGTGTCCACCTTGCACGAGAGTCCTTCCTTCCTCGCCGTGAAGGGCCGCGACGAAGGGGCCTTGAAGGTCCTTCGCAAACTCAGGGGCTCTCACGTCGACGTCCACGAGGAACTCGGTTACCTCCAGAAGCAGAACAAGACCACCGATGACACTCAGGGATGCAGAGGCCTGCTGCAGAAGCAGCATCTGCAGAAGATAGGCTTGATGAGCGGGATCTTCTTCATCCACAACTTCTGCGGAACTCAGGTCTTGCGCATGAATGCCACGAGGCAACTTCAGCAGCTGGGACTGCCCATGGACGAGAAATTCACGACCATCTTGGTCATCGTAGTCCTTTTCTTCGGGAACTTCTTCATGACCACAATCTTAGACTGTTTCGGTCGACGCCGATGTATAATGACCTCGTTGATGGTTGTGGCAGCTTCTTACATATCCCTGGGAACGTTTATTTACTTATGGGATACTACTCCTTCCTTAATTGATCCACAAAAGGACGAGCTCCTGAAATTTGCATATAGCGTGCAAAATGCGACGCTGACTGACGTCATAGCGGAAGGGTGAGGATCTTCGAGCCTAAATTAGAATTGATTAAActtattatgttaataattataaataattacatttttccttcaataaatTAGGTTCTATACACAGTTCAGACACATATTGACAACCCTTGACAAGAGATTTTGACTCTTTCTAATCTCAGTTACGCAACCATCACCGTCATCTTtctcatacatacagacagaatTACTTCCTCGTTCTCCCAACatcacatgaacacacacacacataaatatatatacacatacacacacacacatacaaaacacactcacacatctCATTTCACGCCGTATTCAGTTTTTCACCTTTcagctaaattaaagaatttgcTACTCAGCTACCCACTCCGAGAATGTTATGACTTTTGAGATAAGATATGACTTTTTGCCTGATAAGATTCTCTCTATAACaacccagaaaaaaatataaacttactaAAAATAATCAAGAGTCCTTAAACATGAATTTCAACCTACATTTATTCTCAGGTCTGCAATTCTAAGTGTCAAGGACTGGCTACCGCTAGTGTTCCTCATGTGTGCAGCTTTTGGTCACAGTATGGGCATAGGGCCACTTGTCTGGCTATTGCCCCCAGAAATGTTCCCTACCAGCTTAAGGTCACAGGTAAGAATCATAACACTGGGTCAGTCGTCTGGGCATTACATGCCAATCTGTTTGCTTCCAACTTAGGTCACAAGCAAGAATCATAACACTGGTCAATCTGAAATGTTTTCTTCCAAATTGGGCCACAGGTAAAAATCATAATGCTCAGTCAATCATCTGGGCATTACGTGCCAAAATGTTCTCTTCTAACTTAGGTCATAGGTAAGAATCATAACATTGGGTCAATATTCTGGGCATTACCTTCAGAAATTTCTCTTCCAATTTAGGACAGGTAACCGGGCATTACCTGCCTAAATGTTCTCTTCCCAACCTAGGTCACAGGTAAAAATCATAACACTTGAGTCAATCATCTGGGCATCACGTGTCAAAATGTTCCCTTCCAACTTAAGTCACAGGTAAGAATCGTAACACTGGGTCAATCATCCGAGCATTGCCTACTGAAATGTTCTCTTCCAACTTAGATCACAAGTAAGAATCAAAACACTGGGTCAATCATTTGGGCATTACCTGCCAAAATGTTCTTTTCCCAACAAGTCAAAGTAATCAAAACACTGAGTCAATCATCTGGGCATTATCTGTCAAAATGTTCTTTTCCAACTTAGGTCACAAGTAAGAATCAAAACACTGGGTCGATCATCTGGGCATTATCATGTCAAAATGTTCTTTTTAACTTAGGTCACAAGTGCAAGAATCAAAACACTGGATCAATCATTTGGACATTGCAAAAATGTTCTTTTCAACTTAGGTCAAAAGTAAGAATCAAAACACTGGGTCAATCATCTGGGCATTATCTGTCAAAATGTTCTTTTCCAACTTAGATCACAAGTAAGAATCAAAACACTGGGTCAATCATTTGGGCATTACCTGCCAAAATGTTCTTTTCCAACTTAGGTCAAAAGTAAGAATCAAAACACTGGGTCAATCATCTGGGCATTATCTGTCAAAATGTTCTTTTCAACTTAGAATCAAAACACTGGGTCAATCATTTGGGCATTATCCAAAATGTTCTTTTCCAACTTAGAAATGTCAAAACCTTCAATCATCTGGGCATTATCTGTCAAAATGTTCTTTTCCAACTTAGGTCATAAGAATCAAAACACTGGAGTCAATCATTTTGGGCATTACCTGCAAAATGTTCTTTTCAACTAGGTCAAAAGCAGAAATCAAACACCGGTCAATCATCTGGGCATTATCTGTCAAAATGTTCTTTTCAACTTAGGTCACAATGGAAATCAAAACACTGGGTCGATCATCTGGGCATTATCAAACACTGATCTAAGTAAATCAAAACACTGGGTCAATCATTTGGGCATTACCTGCCAAAATGTTCTTTTCCAACTTAGGTCAAAAGTAAGAATCAAAACACCGGGTCAATCATCTGGGCATTATCTGTCAAAATGTTCTTTTCCAACTTAGGTCACAAGTAAGAATCAAAACACTGGGTCAATCATCTGGGCATTATCTGCTGAAATGTTCTCTTCCAACTTAGTTCACAAGTTAGAATCAAAACACTGGTTCATTCATTTGGGCGTTACCTACTGAAATGTTCTCTCCTAACTTAGGTCACGTGTAAGACTCATACCACCGGGTCAATCGCCCGACCATTAACCGCCTAAATGTTCTCTTCCAACTTAGGCCACAGGTAAGAATCATAACATTAGATCAACTGCCTGGGTGTTACTCGTTGAAATGTTCCTTAATAACATGTAAAATCGTAATAGGTTATCCTCAAATTCTAAGTTTTCAATGATACATAACACATTAGGATAGTGAAGGGAAACTCCAGGTACCAGTAAAAGAATTTCAAGATGTTTGcaagaggaaaaggttaagaatgAACTTAGACAAGGGTAGTAAAGTTGAATGCACACGAAAGCGAGGAATATGAATCAATGAATGTTCAattccccatcttccttggcAATCATCATTATTTGTGGCTACGATCACTCTCACTTTAACCACGGACCCTCTCTTTTCACACAGGGAACATCAGTCTGTATGGTCATCGGCAGCCTACAGACGTTCACCATCCTGCAACTGTTTAGCCTGATGCAGGCTACGCTGACGCAGGCTGGCATGTACTGGTTATTCGCGGGAGTGGCTGTAGCAGGTATCTTCTACATCTACTTCCTGCTGAAGGAGACCAGCGGGACGAGGGTCGGGTGAAGAGATTCCTGCTGACGGAGAGATGATATGGAGGAAGACTTGGTCCCAGCGGATGCCGGGTCGGAGTCGTGAATCCCTACTCAAgaggattttattatatttttctaattagtTTGACGTCCAGGATTAGTACTAGGAATCTGTGAttccttaattattatttaatttttttggtctctcacagtcatcttattcgacCAGGTGTtcttatagtgtggggttccgggttgcgtcctgcctccttaggagtccatcgcttttctcactacgtgcgctgtGTTCTAGTAGCAcattcttctgcatgagtcctggagctccTTCGGCATcaatttttccagattcctttattattattattattattattatttgagtattattattattattattattattatactggatgttatttttaatactgttaatattgttgttgttgatatcatcatttattattcacCTATAAATCAATGTTGTATtctcattagtagtagtagttgtagcagccgtattttttctgaaaatatcattattgcattcaatgttattattattattattattattattattattattattattattcgcggAATAATCAATGCTATTTATTGTCATTACTATCATTCCCGAAATGATGTAAAATGCGATGACTGATTCCCTCGGTATATgaactctaattattattattatttttgaaacaagacgaccctgtaacgagcCTATAATACCGAGATTTAAAATATAgtagtgttgaaatatttacGTGCCAAGTtcaaaacgaaaaggagagactttcgaATACTACTTCGTATCCCTCATCAGTTGAGTAGGACTGATGAGGGATACGGATTAGCATCTGAAAGTCACTAAGTTTCGTTTTGATACTTGGcacgtaaatatttttaacactactgtggctttcaattcttattattattattattattatttgaggggagcagaccctctttcaggcaggtcttattgaatattggccagttgctgaccaacgtCGCTGAGccggaaaagcgaattataagaagaATTGGAAAAGACCccgtataagataaattcgcagaatacagccatccttttcaatattattattattattattattattattattattattattattattattattattattattatccccttCTATGATAAATGTAATGGGTTTATCTTGCCAATTCGATGGTTAGGGCGAGGTGTTCGCCGTTTACTTCAGAGCCGAAGACAAGGAACCTTTTTCATCATTCTTATTCTTATATATCTCTACGTGAAAGAATATTATCacagagaattaaatataaatctgaTCACCTCGGccaactatttattttatttcaaccacttgtttatctgtttgtaAACTGGTTTAAATACAAGTTTGTGAGTGGATTTCTGGCATAATTCGACTGAAGGGAAGCTTCCAGACCAGcaaaaaattattagattttatgaataatttatatttgcCTAAAGGACCTCTATTTTTGAAGTGGAGTGGGAGTTGGAGTTGAGAGAGGACTGGGAAAAATGTTACTCAGCTGTATGGAGGCTTCAAGCAAAAAAGAATGCcacagatttatatttttttcaacgtTGCATATCGTCGTTACCGTTTAGACATCCTGTACTTTAATTCTAACAGTAACCttcaattatttacttttaaaataaaagtcacaaaatgtaatgtaaaataaacatcacttagaacaACAGAGAAAAGATACTGAACTTTAATCAACCTGAAGTTTGAGCAATTATTTTCTGAGAAAAatccttgaaatatttttgtctattattctcCCCGTCAGTGAACATTCAGTTTAGTGAATTTATATTCAATGATTTTTTGTCATATTAAATTCTGACTAATTGTTTAGAACGAAACTGAGTCACTCAAAAAgaacattaattatatattttaaacaccGGCTCCTGACTCAGTCTGTGAGATGACCAAGACGGTGACATAACAAAGTaaagataaaacaatgaaatgccTATATGAAATCAGATTTAAAGCCCAAGAATATTGTTCTTAATTATTCGATACAATATT
This genomic stretch from Macrobrachium rosenbergii isolate ZJJX-2024 chromosome 23, ASM4041242v1, whole genome shotgun sequence harbors:
- the LOC136851170 gene encoding facilitated trehalose transporter Tret1-like, yielding MGMASHLLIQVGGIFNISMGILLSWYYMSLICACFLLAHCLTVSTLHESPSFLAVKGRDEGALKVLRKLRGSHVDVHEELGYLQKQNKTTDDTQGCRGLLQKQHLQKIGLMSGIFFIHNFCGTQVLRMNATRQLQQLGLPMDEKFTTILVIVVLFFGNFFMTTILDCFGRRRCIMTSLMVVAASYISLGTFIYLWDTTPSLIDPQKDELLKFAYSVQNATLTDVIAEGSAILSVKDWLPLVFLMCAAFGHSMGIGPLVWLLPPEMFPTSLRSQGTSVCMVIGSLQTFTILQLFSLMQATLTQAGMYWLFAGVAVAGIFYIYFLLKETSGTRVG